One stretch of Suricata suricatta isolate VVHF042 chromosome 13, meerkat_22Aug2017_6uvM2_HiC, whole genome shotgun sequence DNA includes these proteins:
- the ZNF484 gene encoding zinc finger protein 484 isoform X1, giving the protein MTKSLGSVSFKDITVDFSREEWLHLDLAQKSLYRDVMLENYFNLISVGCHVPKPEVIFHLEQEEPCVLDGDIPSHRCLDGDVGFETLQQGMSEEVSIQFERINLFTRDNPYFIFEELWQDDKQTERCEEYQNKSVSHVAFIDEETVANERDCEYKDIGKTKHVNTYLVPARKRLQNYDLFGRSLKHIVSLYNYRNSATENIGKVTGYGNIFTPVNSHTKMNDCEYNQCKKLLSHKQALIHHHKTHTGENLNLFSDYVKTFTQKSHLFAQESIYTQEKQHEHSETVFSQKPQLAVPQKVSTGEKPYKCTEYEKDFCLKSSHEETQTEENNCKCSEYGKAFIQKSDLFRCQGIHTGEKPNEYSECGENVPQNSNLNIHKKNYTGEKHFECTECGKAFTRKSTLSMHQKIHTGEKPYVCTECGKAFIRKSHFITHERIHTGEKPYECSDCGKSFIKKSQLHVHQRIHTGENPFICTECGKVFTHKTNLIIHQKIHTGERPYICTECAKAFTDRSNLIKHQKIHTGEKPYKCSDCGKSFTWKSRLRIHQKCHTGERHYECTECGKAFIQKSTLSMHQRIHRGEKPYVCTECGKAFFHKSHFITHERIHTGEKPYECSDCGKSFTKKSQLHVHQQIHTGEKPYRCAECGKAFTDRSNLFTHQKIHTGEKPYKCSDCGKAFTRKSGLHIHQQSHTGERHYECSECGKAFARKSTLIMHQRIHTGEKPYICAECGKSFIQKSHLNRHRRIHTGEKPYECSDCGKAFIKKSQLHEHHRIHTGEKPFICAECGKAFTIRSNLIKHQKIHAKQKTYKGSDFKKALNCRPQLSVHQKSNTGEVTCPVPQAWCGDTKK; this is encoded by the coding sequence aTGGGGATGTTGGTTTTGAAACTTTACAGCAGGGAATGTCTGAAGAAGTTTCAATCCAGTTTGAGAGAATTAATCTCTTTACAAGAGATAACCCATATTTCATTTTCGAAGAATTGTGGCAAGATGACAAACAGACAGAGAGATGTGAGGAATACCAGAACAAAAGTGTAAGTCATGTCGCCTTTATCGACGAGGAAACAGTAGCTAATGAGAGAGACTGTGAATATAAGGACATTGGGAAAACTAAACATGTAAACACATACCTTGTTCCTGCAAGAAAAAGACTCCAGAACTATGACTTATTTGGAAGGAGTTTGAAACATATTGTAAGTTTATATAATTATAGAAACAGTGCAACAGAAAATATTGGTAAGGTTACTGGATATGGTAATATTTTCACTCCTGTGAATTCTCatacaaaaatgaatgattgTGAATATAACCAGTGTAAGAAACTTCTGAGTCATAAGCAAGCTCTCATTCACCATCACAAAACTCATACTGGGGAGaatctcaatttattttctgattatgtAAAAACTTTCACCCAGAAGTCACACCTGTTTGCACAAGAAAGTATTTATACtcaagagaaacagcatgaacatAGTGAGACAGTCTTCAGTCAGAAGCCCCAACTTGCTGTACCTCAGAAGGTTTctacaggagagaaaccctacaAATGCACTGAATATGAGAAGGACTTTTGCCTCAAGTCAAGTCATGAGGAAACTCAAACTGAGGAGAATAACTGTAAATGCAGTGAATATGGAAAAGCCTTTATCCAGAAGTCAGATCTGTTCAGATGCCAGggaattcatactggagaaaaacccaATGAATACAGTGAATGTGGGGAAAATGTTCCTCAGAATTCAAACctcaatatacataaaaaaaattatactggagaaaaacattttgaatgtactgaatgtggaaaagccttcacAAGGAAATCCACACTAAGTATGCATCAAAAAATCCATACAGGAGAAAAACCTTATGTATGTactgaatgtgggaaagcctttatacGGAAGTCACATTTTATTACACATGaaagaattcatactggagagaaaccttatgaatgcAGTGACTGTGGAAAGTCCTTTATAAAGAAGTCACAACTCCATGTGCATCAGCgaattcacacaggagagaaTCCCTTTATATGTACAGAATGTGGGAAGGTCTTCACTCACAAGACAAATCTCATTATACACCAGAAAATTCATACTGGGGAGAGACCTTATATATGTACTGAATGTGCGAAGGCCTTTACTGACAGGTCAAATCTCATCAAACACCAaaaaattcatactggagagaaaccctataaatGCAGTGATTGTGGAAAATCATTCACTTGGAAGTCACGGCTCAGGATACATCAGAAATGCCACACTGGAGAGAGACATTATGAATGCACtgagtgtgggaaagccttcatcCAGAAGTCAACACTAAGTATGCATCAGAGaattcacagaggagaaaaaccCTATGTTTGCACTGAATGTGGAAAGGCCTTCTTCCACAAGTCACATTTTATTACACAtgagagaattcatactggagaaaaaccttaTGAATGCAGTGACTGTGGGAAATCCTTCACTAAGAAGTCGCAACTTCATGTACATCAGCAAATTCACACTGGCGAGAAACCCTACAGATGTGCTGAGTGTGGAAAGGCCTTCACTGACAGGTCGAATCTCTTTACACACCAGAAAATTCATACTGGGGAGAAACCCTATAAATGTAGTGACTGTGGAAAAGCCTTCACTCGGAAGTCAGGCCTCCATATACATCAGCAATCTCATACTGGAGAGAGACACTATGAGTGCAgcgaatgtgggaaagcctttgcAAGAAAATCAACACTAATTATGCATCAGAGGattcatacaggagagaaaccctatatTTGTGCTGAATGTGGAAAGTCTTTCATCCAGAAATCACACTTAAATCGGCATcggagaattcatactggagagaaaccctatgaatgcaGTGACTGTGGGAAGGCCTTCATTAAGAAGTCACAACTCCATGAGCATCATCgaattcacacaggagagaaaccattTATATGTGCTGAGTGTGGAAAAGCCTTCACCATCAGATCAAATCTTATTAAACACCAGAAAATTCATGCTAAACAGAAGACCTATAAAGGTAGTGATTTTAAGAAAGCCTTAAACTGCAGGCCACAGCTCAGTGTACATCAGAAATCGAATACTGGGGAAGTAACATGTCCAGTGCCACAAGCATGGTGTGGGGATACCAAGAAGTGA
- the ZNF484 gene encoding zinc finger protein 484 isoform X2 yields MLENYFNLISVGCHVPKPEVIFHLEQEEPCVLDGDIPSHRCLDGDVGFETLQQGMSEEVSIQFERINLFTRDNPYFIFEELWQDDKQTERCEEYQNKSVSHVAFIDEETVANERDCEYKDIGKTKHVNTYLVPARKRLQNYDLFGRSLKHIVSLYNYRNSATENIGKVTGYGNIFTPVNSHTKMNDCEYNQCKKLLSHKQALIHHHKTHTGENLNLFSDYVKTFTQKSHLFAQESIYTQEKQHEHSETVFSQKPQLAVPQKVSTGEKPYKCTEYEKDFCLKSSHEETQTEENNCKCSEYGKAFIQKSDLFRCQGIHTGEKPNEYSECGENVPQNSNLNIHKKNYTGEKHFECTECGKAFTRKSTLSMHQKIHTGEKPYVCTECGKAFIRKSHFITHERIHTGEKPYECSDCGKSFIKKSQLHVHQRIHTGENPFICTECGKVFTHKTNLIIHQKIHTGERPYICTECAKAFTDRSNLIKHQKIHTGEKPYKCSDCGKSFTWKSRLRIHQKCHTGERHYECTECGKAFIQKSTLSMHQRIHRGEKPYVCTECGKAFFHKSHFITHERIHTGEKPYECSDCGKSFTKKSQLHVHQQIHTGEKPYRCAECGKAFTDRSNLFTHQKIHTGEKPYKCSDCGKAFTRKSGLHIHQQSHTGERHYECSECGKAFARKSTLIMHQRIHTGEKPYICAECGKSFIQKSHLNRHRRIHTGEKPYECSDCGKAFIKKSQLHEHHRIHTGEKPFICAECGKAFTIRSNLIKHQKIHAKQKTYKGSDFKKALNCRPQLSVHQKSNTGEVTCPVPQAWCGDTKK; encoded by the coding sequence aTGGGGATGTTGGTTTTGAAACTTTACAGCAGGGAATGTCTGAAGAAGTTTCAATCCAGTTTGAGAGAATTAATCTCTTTACAAGAGATAACCCATATTTCATTTTCGAAGAATTGTGGCAAGATGACAAACAGACAGAGAGATGTGAGGAATACCAGAACAAAAGTGTAAGTCATGTCGCCTTTATCGACGAGGAAACAGTAGCTAATGAGAGAGACTGTGAATATAAGGACATTGGGAAAACTAAACATGTAAACACATACCTTGTTCCTGCAAGAAAAAGACTCCAGAACTATGACTTATTTGGAAGGAGTTTGAAACATATTGTAAGTTTATATAATTATAGAAACAGTGCAACAGAAAATATTGGTAAGGTTACTGGATATGGTAATATTTTCACTCCTGTGAATTCTCatacaaaaatgaatgattgTGAATATAACCAGTGTAAGAAACTTCTGAGTCATAAGCAAGCTCTCATTCACCATCACAAAACTCATACTGGGGAGaatctcaatttattttctgattatgtAAAAACTTTCACCCAGAAGTCACACCTGTTTGCACAAGAAAGTATTTATACtcaagagaaacagcatgaacatAGTGAGACAGTCTTCAGTCAGAAGCCCCAACTTGCTGTACCTCAGAAGGTTTctacaggagagaaaccctacaAATGCACTGAATATGAGAAGGACTTTTGCCTCAAGTCAAGTCATGAGGAAACTCAAACTGAGGAGAATAACTGTAAATGCAGTGAATATGGAAAAGCCTTTATCCAGAAGTCAGATCTGTTCAGATGCCAGggaattcatactggagaaaaacccaATGAATACAGTGAATGTGGGGAAAATGTTCCTCAGAATTCAAACctcaatatacataaaaaaaattatactggagaaaaacattttgaatgtactgaatgtggaaaagccttcacAAGGAAATCCACACTAAGTATGCATCAAAAAATCCATACAGGAGAAAAACCTTATGTATGTactgaatgtgggaaagcctttatacGGAAGTCACATTTTATTACACATGaaagaattcatactggagagaaaccttatgaatgcAGTGACTGTGGAAAGTCCTTTATAAAGAAGTCACAACTCCATGTGCATCAGCgaattcacacaggagagaaTCCCTTTATATGTACAGAATGTGGGAAGGTCTTCACTCACAAGACAAATCTCATTATACACCAGAAAATTCATACTGGGGAGAGACCTTATATATGTACTGAATGTGCGAAGGCCTTTACTGACAGGTCAAATCTCATCAAACACCAaaaaattcatactggagagaaaccctataaatGCAGTGATTGTGGAAAATCATTCACTTGGAAGTCACGGCTCAGGATACATCAGAAATGCCACACTGGAGAGAGACATTATGAATGCACtgagtgtgggaaagccttcatcCAGAAGTCAACACTAAGTATGCATCAGAGaattcacagaggagaaaaaccCTATGTTTGCACTGAATGTGGAAAGGCCTTCTTCCACAAGTCACATTTTATTACACAtgagagaattcatactggagaaaaaccttaTGAATGCAGTGACTGTGGGAAATCCTTCACTAAGAAGTCGCAACTTCATGTACATCAGCAAATTCACACTGGCGAGAAACCCTACAGATGTGCTGAGTGTGGAAAGGCCTTCACTGACAGGTCGAATCTCTTTACACACCAGAAAATTCATACTGGGGAGAAACCCTATAAATGTAGTGACTGTGGAAAAGCCTTCACTCGGAAGTCAGGCCTCCATATACATCAGCAATCTCATACTGGAGAGAGACACTATGAGTGCAgcgaatgtgggaaagcctttgcAAGAAAATCAACACTAATTATGCATCAGAGGattcatacaggagagaaaccctatatTTGTGCTGAATGTGGAAAGTCTTTCATCCAGAAATCACACTTAAATCGGCATcggagaattcatactggagagaaaccctatgaatgcaGTGACTGTGGGAAGGCCTTCATTAAGAAGTCACAACTCCATGAGCATCATCgaattcacacaggagagaaaccattTATATGTGCTGAGTGTGGAAAAGCCTTCACCATCAGATCAAATCTTATTAAACACCAGAAAATTCATGCTAAACAGAAGACCTATAAAGGTAGTGATTTTAAGAAAGCCTTAAACTGCAGGCCACAGCTCAGTGTACATCAGAAATCGAATACTGGGGAAGTAACATGTCCAGTGCCACAAGCATGGTGTGGGGATACCAAGAAGTGA